The Triticum aestivum cultivar Chinese Spring chromosome 7B, IWGSC CS RefSeq v2.1, whole genome shotgun sequence genome window below encodes:
- the LOC123162054 gene encoding uncharacterized protein, with protein sequence MARLPLSPSPPAFTPVKEEPDVDTTSAARTTRPPPRKKRRRDHLPVTPTQPLLTPQTILSGISKADSFDVKRCGELDLTPTTVPTSIKHEPDADDGAGKDAGWETLGAPPHKKRGRHCLSATPIQPLFTPQATLPGISRADSSVDKWSEQPSATPTATVKRELGADAGKDAGGKVVRRRRPHPQRPITEQAPTMWANRGRLGRLLRNLVRTHQWRDAAGVFSVLLPGIQRPDSFEEARSILVDAMDIHRRLAQDSGNHGRRTYYHRTQKVFDVWIQRLMWLPTCAKKHMVKLELALFYLSQGKIDDAHNATRVLIAKDGLKMEPTLNLIHGLISYDKWYSGLPKDMQLERFDVYNESCKISVSLNACGENCLQDSSDDNCSIDVDNASFPACSSESSINNGNIDKKCKIPEKKSCFVYPVKENDSVDSQVKEVVSADFRSVFFNTSDAPTCGLERTLLPLRLKHATGSSSDCFDSYWKYKSTPNTFYADAERCLRVALHSSPPVMAALLPLIQILLLGDKLKDALCELERTCRSSTTALPFRLRGRLLEYFDQNQVSAISSCYEEALQRDPTCSYSVERLTEMHRKGYYNTARLLERIALHLDSVNGKPFVWEELVSCFLRLFSDRTTEYEDCISCNVEGEASINAFSSLSSVFFEQHTRESWKLRCKWWMNRHFSQNIYMSETAKGDCKLLASKASCASHMLGPGFPYVKAAKSYLSKQEAKDESGFLSRNMENSVKLLQSLEKLT encoded by the exons ATGGCGCGGCTGCCGCTGTCACCATCTCCACCGGCTTTCACCCCGGTCAAGGAAGAGCCCGACGTCGACACCACCTCTGCCGCTCGCACTACGCGCCCACCGCCCCGCAAgaagcgccgccgggaccaccttcCGGTAACCCCAACCCAGCCGCTGCTCACGCCCCAAACTATTCTGTCCGGGATTTCGAAAGCCGATTCCTTCGATGTCAAGCGATGCGGGGAGCTGGACCTAACGCCGACGACCGTGCCCACCTCCATAAAGCACGAGCCTGACGCCGACGACGGGGCTGGCAAGGATGCAGGATGGGAAACATTGGGCGCACCACCGCACAAGAAGCGCGGCCGTCACTGCCTCTCGGCAACCCCAATCCAGCCCCTTTTCACGCCCCAAGCTACCCTGCCGGGCATTTCAAGGGCTGATTCCTCTGTGGATAAGTGGAGCGAGCAGCCCAGCGCCACGCCGACTGCCACTGTCAAGCGCGAGCTCGGCGCAGACGCTGGCAAGGATGCAGGAGGGAAGGTGGTCCGGAGACGACGCCCCCACCCTCAGCGGCCCATTACAGAGCAAGCCCCCACCATGTGGGCCAATCGTGGACGCCTCGGCCGTCTCCTCCGCAATCTAGTTCGCACGCACCAATGGCGAGATGCTGCCGGGGTCTTCTCTGTGCTCCTACCTGGCATCCAGCGCCCTGACTCCTTCGAGGAGGCCCGCAGCATTTTAGTG GATGCGATGGATATTCATAGACGCCTTGCTCAGGACAGTGGCAACCATGGCAGGAGAACCTACTACCACAGGACACAAAAGGTTTTTGATGTTTGGATACAACGGCTAATGTGGTTGCCTACTTGTGCAAAA AAACACATGGTTAAACTCGAACTGGCTCTATTTTATCTTTCACAAGGCAAGATCGACGATGCACACAATGCAACAAGAGT CCTCATTGCGAAGGACGGACTAAAGATGGAACCAACTCTAAATCTCATACATGGCTTGATATCATATGATAAATGGTACTCTGGTTTGCCCAAAGATATGCAACTTGAGAGATTTGATGTGTACAATGAATCATGCAAAATTTCTGTGTCATTGAATGCCTGTGGAGAAAATTGTCTCCAGGATAGTTCAGATGACAATTGCAGCATTGATGTTGATAATGCCAGTTTtcctgcttgctcttcagaaaGTTCTATCAATAATGGGAATATAGACAAAAAATGCAAGATTCCCGAGAAGAAATCTTGTTTTGTTTATCCTGTCAAGGAAAATGATTCAGTAGATTCACAAGTGAAAGAAGTGGTTTCTGCAGATTTTCGAAGCGTATTTTTTAATACCTCTGATGCCCCTACCTGTG GATTGGAACGAACCTTGTTGCCGCTACGTCTAAAGCATGCTACTGGGTCTTCAAGTGATTGCTTTGATTCGTACTGGAAGTACAAGTCAACACCTAATACCTTCTACGCAGATGCAGAAAGATGTCTAAGAGTGGCTCTTCATTCGTCGCCACCAGTAATGGCAGCCTTATTACCATTAATACAG ATTCTCCTGCTTGGTGATAAACTGAAAGATGCACTTTGTGAACTTGAGAGGACCTGCCGCAGTTCTACTACAGCGCTTCCTTTCAG ATTGCGAGGCAGACTGCTAGAGTATTTTGACCAAAACCAAGTATCAGCTATATCTTCTTGCTATGAGGAAGCTTTGCAGAGAGATCCTACATGTAGCTACTCGGTTGAGAGGCTAACTGAAATGCACAGAAAAG gataTTATAATACTGCACGACTACTTGAGAGAATTGCTTTGCATTTGGACTCTGTGAACGGGAAGCCTTTCGTCTGGGAGGAGCTTGTATCATGCTTCCTTCGGCTTTTTTCTGATCGTACTACCGAGTACGAGGATTGTATTTCATGTAATGTTGAAGGAGAGGCATCGATCAATGCTTTTAGTAGTCTTTCTTCAGTCTTCTTTGAGCAACATACAAGGGAATCATGGAAGCTCCGATGCAAATGGTGGATGAACCGTCATTTCAGCCAAAACATCTATATGTCAGAGACCGCAAAAG GTGATTGCAAGCTCCTCGCTTCCAAGGCATCTTGTGCCTCTCACATGCTTGGGCCCGGATTCCCATATGTCAAAGCAGCTAAGAGCTATCTTTCCAAGCAAGAGGCTAAGGATGAATCCGGATTCTTGTCCAGGAACATGGAAAATTCTGTCAAGTTATTACAAAGTTTGGAGAAACTAACGTGA